The genomic stretch aataaatattaaacaaaaaatgaaatttaactcAAATCATAGGTACTGCTAGCATTTGGCTCATTATTGTCAAAATATTGagcaaataaaaattcataatttgtaGATTGGGTAGAATATGATAAactatgaaacaatatttaataaatgtacccatcaatataataaaccaattgatcaaatcaaatcatattaatttgaacaataactaaaccATCTGCACCAactatacacacattttcatattctaagcACAATTTGTTCTAAacataacttcttttaaataaataaaaatatttaactttagaaaactaaagaaataacactaaaataaaatttaatatatgtctttctcggtttcaagatatttgttttgtttttacactttctttatttaaatatatttttccagtcgcctgtcttaattttatcggttatggttcctttattatttatgttgatatcaattgatagttattcaatatataaagtattaattattgtaattagcTCTATAAAAACCAGGTGCGCTTACTGTACACTGGCCTGTAGACATCTACACAAAACTTGGACTACTATTtcaatctaattttatttaaaaataataaatgtcaaatatacaacattatacaaaaaataaatttacagcaCTTAAAGTATGTAAATTACAGTGTGGTAAttaacataaattgtataaaaataacaaaacttgcaCAATCACAAATAAATAGTACAAGTTCAAATTGTCAATATAAATATCGAAAAGTGCAAATACGATCGATTATTGGCGATCGTATTTGTGCTTATCAATTTACCTACAAATGCATTCTAGACCGATTTGTCAGTCCTTAGTGGTAAAAGGACCGAAAATGTAGTGAAAGTCTTATCGACTAATCCAACGAAGTAATTTCATGACATAGGTAGctaataaaatgtcatatgattgctCTCATTGTggtgtttataaattttgttattctgtaattttctcaatCATACCtaacaaaacaatctaaaatagatagaattatatttttttaatttagttgacttttgaccccaaaattaacagtttttccTTGGACAAAGAAGAACTCacgtacattattaaattaaaaaggatCTAAGAaaattctatcaagagttattgcacggACTGACATGGGCATTTGGTATATGGTGTTCATAATCATATGAACATTAATGTGAATAATGGCCTAATCATAAAAAGGAGAAGGAATcaagcttttaaataaaaaataacaacttgaagaaaaaagttaagaaaagcgacaaatatgtttgatgtttacaaagctaaataaattttgcataaatttgtaaagtactaaatatttttaaatacttcaaccTCAATCAAGACAGATAGTTACATTGCGTaaccattgaaatatattaatacaaaatatattttaaatagttttcaaacttATAGCTAGATAACATATGGCAGTGAAATAGGCTACAGTTAGAAAAGTAGCTTGTTCAATATCTCCATTAAATTATAGTGGCTAATTCATAAATCAATCGTAAACCACAGATCCACTATCGTTAGTTGTGGATCTCCTTCTAACGTCGAGCTACAAGCTACAAGGAAATCATTAAAAACAGGACTCAAGAGTGATTTATCGACGATAAATAATGACTATTGGTGATGATCCATTTGAGCATTTCtatacttttgtttattatataaatacaaatatagatataaaaatacactatGGTACAATCTTAATAATTCGGTTCGACATTactgttcaaaattaattcaaacaaagtaaaatcatgtacATAGTACTTGAGTAAGGGCCGCAAGTACAATGGCTATGTACGTGTATTATTTGTGTTACAAGGTGTCAGACAATTTATACTTCAAAATTGTAACAAGTAACTAAATGGTACTGTttctttgttacatttatatttattacacacatatatatatatatatatatagccttgatagttttttattcatcattacattattattttagatataataacaGCTGAACTATACTGTACCTATAAGGTAATTTGGTTTTAGTAGATTTAGGTAATCATGAATACCGATGATTCAATTGTCGTGATGGCTGTTAATTAATCTGCAGACATCGTTACTACCTGTATTCCCACCCATAGGTCTATGTCGggaaaatactgataaaaaatgcctggtgaaataaaaaaacatccctcaagaaaGTTTGAATTTCTAttaaagctcagatcacgtgaacgCTTGAAAAGATtttctttaactttggtactactagtaacatatttataataatctacTCTGAACCTACTTATATTGCAAAATAACATTGCATAGTTTATTATTTCCATTCCTAGCCTCTTGCTTGCACAAAATGGCAAAACCTCAGCTGTTACTGGTTACAGAGTAACCCAAACCAAACAACTTACCATATCATTCAGCCCCGCTGGTACTAAACAACAGTATCCCGATAATAGTTTACCAATGAATTACCTGTTACTTGACACTAATACTGTAGATCTGTTATGGTAGCATGTGCAGTGGTTATGCACATTTGATTTGTGTCAGACATGTTTATCATtcaaaaaagtaataagtaaatgttacactgtttggttcattatatttataaatatacatatccTATAGATTGTTTTTCATTCACCAAAACACTAATACTTTTTATACTGTAGTTTGAAATATCTATAACATAATTTGGTTTAGGTAGTTATAGCGAggattctttactcatgaatattgatgattcgataTTATCAATCATTTGGGTGTTAggcacttattatactgcagctaaaaatgtttcaaaagtcCTGAGCTTAAAATTGACAACCGTACAAGccataaataacattttagctatgtatcttttaaaatataaaagcaaaaataaacctggaatataacaaattacaattagGCCTAAATTAAGGTAAATTGACAGAATACAGCAATCTAAATCAAGGTCTAAAACCATTTATTTTCCCAAATAGTAAAAGCATAATTTGTGACTTATGTAACAAAACTTATTGGCttagaattgtattttttgtttgtttttacaatataatgatCATATTTCGGTTCACTAATTGTCATTATCTTCTGGATCTGGGTATTCAAAATCCTTGGTTTTAACATCAGCATCCTCACCATATTGAATGACATTGTTGATTGTAAGAAGGAGATCAGCAAGATTCTCATTATCACGGATGTTCAAAGGATGAAAACGAACTAAACTAAAATCCTCAATTAGCTGTCCTAGAGCTTCTGTCAGTTTTCCGATATTTGGTATTCCAAGTTGATGTTGTCTCATTGTCTTGAAGTAAGGCATGAGGATCTGGGTCAAGATAACTATCTAGTCGATTGCGAGCAGATTTAGTAAGAAGGTccattttactcaaaatgtttaCATGAGGTAGTTCCAGATTCACCATTACTGACAGTGCTGCCATAGTTCCAGACAGAAATTTTGGACCATCAACCATGAATTGGGCGTCAACCAAAAATATaccacaaatattaaaattccacTGTTGTAAAAGATCGACAAGGTGTTTGATGGTATTCATATGCGTATACAGCTCAATTTGACCTGGGCAGTCAAATATAATGTAATCGTCTTCAATATCTCCCAACTGATCTCTTAACCAGTCCGCATTCTCCAATAAATATTCCATACAAAACACCAATCCGCCATTAGGCCCAAATTTCATGTCTTCATCTTCCATTGCATCTTCCAAATGTATCAAGTCTCTTACATCTACAAAGGGTTCATAGTCAAAATACTCAGCTGCTGGGTCTAGATTTACAATTTGAATAACCTTATTTTCATCTTCAGCGTGTCTAACCATTGCAGAACAATAAGTTGATTTCCCACTTCCAGCAGGACCCATCACTAACTGTGCATACCTCATTTTTACAACTAATATGCTAGGTATTAACTGTTTATTTCCAATCAAATTAATCACTTCACAAAATAGGTTATGTTcagttaaaatgtttgtttagtttGGAAAAATTGAGGTTAAATCCAAATAAAATGATTCCAACTCAAAACTAAGGTATACGTTGTGGGCTTTATCATTCATACAGACATAGTAGaacaatatataacttaaaaaaagtataattttcagATAAGGCTAGACATTAAAGAGTAAAATCAGTCAGTCACCGTTACAAATGAAACGTTATGCTCTCTAAGCATATCAGCTACTTCCGTTGTATCATATACTAAATATTCAGAGATTGAAATGATGTGACACTGAATGAAGAATTAGTACACAAATTGCAGTCAATTTCTAATCAATTTTCACGTAGAGTACGTTTACACAACACAAAAGATGACCGGAACATTTCAATTCAGTGAACTTCTACTTCCTGGGTCTATTTTATTGGGAAGTGACAAGGGCAACTGttgaaaacataaaactaaattagttatCATACAAAATTTGCTTTTACTTACCTTTCACTGTagatgttttattagtttaaacacTTGACACTAGATATCACAACACATTAAATTTGGCTTGATCAACAAACACAAGATTTCGACAAATCATCAAACGCCACTGTAATTTGACGGGAAATAATTCTTCTGCTAATGGCGTAGTAGTACCTTGATCTAACAGCCTGTTGTCATTAACTCCAAAGACGTTCAAACTGAAAAGTCAAGATCAAAGCTAGACTAAGAAGTATATACATGATCATGGGACTGGTGATTTGCAAGCAACCTCTTTTTATCACATAATTTGTTTAGACCATTTAATTtacatcttttttttattttggagaaGAAAACGTAATTATTTTAACCTGCTCTTGGATTTTACAGGTAAAATGTTTAGCATCAAAATTTGAATCACATATGTACAGATTGGTCTGAGAagggttttaatgaaaatattaacgtATAACAcattcaatttatgttttgaagTCACTGGAGAGTTTGGAGACGATTAGATCATATGAATTGAGAGTTAAATTGAAGTCTTCTGTATGTTATACGATGAGGAACATAAAATGTCACAGCATCTATATAAATCTCCAGGTGAGTTTTAAGTattgaacactttttataatttctgttCTGTGTAATATAACTAAAAGACAAGTATCTCGTTGAAGAGTAAAGTTAATTTAAGAGATCCTAACCAAATTAACTTTAAGATTTGTAGCTAATTTTTTTGAAGTTCTTTAATTTTTAGTGAGAGTCTAATGGTGAAATGATGGTAAGATGGTAAAATTACAATCTCATTTGCTTAGATAATGGATACGATGGTCAAGTAATCAACAGCGTTTTCTACACCTAAAGAGGTATAActtcaagtttattattattgacgtTGCCCCTAAAAGATGCTGTTATTCAAATTGGTGGGGAGTGATTGTTTGTAATATGCTAAAAGTAATAGTTAGTTGATGATTGATCTGAACTATTAACAGAACAGAAGTGAtctaaaatagtaacaatgagttttgatctttttaaacaaaaacaagtgAGGCAATATACTGACTTAAATACATTGTTAATACCTTTTAACTATTAataacacatattaaaatatttttaagaaatggaaatcatgaaataacaaaatagaaaTGAGATCCGTTGTGGTTATGTAGAATAACGTGGTTAAAATACTTGTAGtaactttaaaacttacatatgtacctaatattataaagtactcaatataaaagtaattaatataaaacagtaaagaGAGCAATATTAACGTCAGTatttaacaatcaaataaattaaaacaacatataaataccaacaataaaaattaacggataaattaaatttaaaaagggctTATGAATAAATATGCCTCATAGATAATAATGCATGCTGGCCTGGACCTAGCAAAGtaacaagatatattttaataaaataacaaaacaataaaaaattattaaatttaaaggatgTATCTTGACATGTCTAAAAGTTAGTCAAAGAATAAAATGGGTTCTTCAAGAGCTAggcaattaatttctttttaaatgtctGGATGTTATACTTATTAATGAGGTTACTAAACTTATTGTAAACTCTCTTTGACATCACCGTATGACTCATCAAAGTTTTACTCAACCTACAATGACCAAAAGACAGATTATTTTTACCTCTTGTGTCCTAGCAAGGCATGCTCAAAGCACATTTTGAATCCTTTAGGTGcattagtaaatttgttatttaatacagaATTGTTTTGTCATTCTTTCTAATGATTCAAAAACTCAAGTTAAAAAAAGTCCACACACTCATAAATAACTACGGTATCTGTTTTTATTGACTAACCCTATCAAACCTATTAGCCAGTCACAATTTTACTGTTAtcagcaaattatttcaaataaaaacacttGCTCAATACAAATCATTCAGATtctgagcaaattaaaaaaaaacagctcCAAAGAGACAAATCTTGGAGCAGAAAGAGCAAATTGACTATAGATGTGATTATgagtcttttaaatatttttgtgaggGAATTGAAGGGTCAAAATCTTACCTTTAAGCTAGTTTTTGGACTTATCTAAAACCTTTGATAATGCTGACCATCTTATGCAAATTGACAAGTTGCAGTTCCATGACATTATAGGAATCCTTTTCTTGTGgcttacatataaattatatatcccAAATTGTAAAGtggtaatgaaagtagagagaagggaaggaaataacaaagacgtgttagttgaaggataAAGACTCGAAAAGGTGaagaatttctgttatttaggaagtatcataacagataggagcacaataagagaagaggtaggaaacagaatatggaagagtggaaagtttttcaatatggtgaagaagattgtgtggagttggaacattgggaaagaatgaaaagtattgatgtataaatcttatttccaaccaattttattatatggagcagagacgtggatgtggactaaaaatgatttaagcagattgcaagctacagaaatgagatttttaagagggatagagaagactacaagaagagatagaataaggaacgaaataaccagagaaagattgaaggtagtttcactgcaagagacaatggaaagaagaagaatacagtggatggggcatgtgaagaggatgggagatgatagaatgcctagaatagcactggagaaggaggaaagaggaagaagaccaagaggaagaccgagaggaagatgggaggaccaagtgtggaaagacatagagagaaggagactacagaaaatgcaggtggaggaagaggagacctggaatgacagacaaaagtggaggaggctgtgtacgacgacccgtgataacggaaacgtcagatgatgatgatgatgatgatgatccCAAATTGTCAACATTTCAAGCCATGTTTGTTCTATTAAATGGCAACGTCTCATTAATATCTCATCATAATTTATTGTAGTAATTACCACCCCTTaccatttattataaagttattttaatttactcaccTATCTCTgccattttacaattttaatatatgcaGTTCTCATTCTATCAATAACTtaagttaaataatgtatttatttaaattatagtatgtcttttaatattttattacgtataatcatttcatttcacatattctggaaaatatttatgcacaaatattaaatcttaatttaattcaaaacctTTCCTTTCCTTGCCTACATCCAGTTACAGTGTGCTATACTTAGTGTCCAGACACAATTAGTGCCTACTTCTTGTAGCTATTTGGTATCATCATTCCCTTTCTGATTTTCAGCTCAGAAGTAAGTTAGTGTTAACTACTTTGTTACTATCCATTTAAATATCACATCTATATTTGAGCATCCATAACAGTATATTTGAGTTCTAATTATGTATCAGTCTATAAGAAGATACTGCATCTATTGCAATGTGTTCAACTTAAAATGTTGTGTGGTTATGAGCTATCTAGCAACAAACAAAGGAAACAGTGATTATTATTACAGAAAACTATTAAAGACATGTTACAATGAGTAAACTGTGacaataacaaaaagtactcaacattttaaatttaattcataagaaTGAGG from Homalodisca vitripennis isolate AUS2020 chromosome 2, UT_GWSS_2.1, whole genome shotgun sequence encodes the following:
- the LOC124354364 gene encoding LOW QUALITY PROTEIN: GPN-loop GTPase 3-like (The sequence of the model RefSeq protein was modified relative to this genomic sequence to represent the inferred CDS: deleted 1 base in 1 codon), which produces MRYAQLVMGPAGSGKSTYCSAMVRHAEDENKVIQIVNLDPAAEYFDYEPFVDVRDLIHLEDAMEDEDMKFGPNGGLVFCMEYLLENADWLRDQLGDIEDDYIIFDCPGQIELYTHMNTIKHLVDLLQQWNFNICGIFLVDAQFMVDGPKFLSGTMAALSVMVNLELPHVNILSKMDLLTKSARNRLDSYLDPDPHALLQDNETTSTWNTKYGKLTEALGQLIEDFSLVRFHPLNIRDNENLADLLLTINNVIQYGEDADVKTKDFEYPDPEDNDN